A section of the Deltaproteobacteria bacterium genome encodes:
- a CDS encoding TldD/PmbA family protein, with product MWTVQPGWPRRLFALISLALTFLPFAGCKPAPVAAPRSEPAAAQAASDEGETWLLDRETYPAVLAAMRQELDRSRTQLKAKDFPAPYFTAYRINDLRQVNIAGRAGGLHTDSSTRQRGLYTEVRVGDYGFDNTGGSRYQSGGGFGFMGWSRPPLLSLDADVQAIRFDLWSGTDQAYKQAVSQFFQRRASHVSRVDRYKTGSFARAQPVQFEGEPVRFDPDAARWRDRVRRLSARLRETPEVLDADVRYTAYGVERYFVNSEGTAIAEAFTNYSIFIIAQGRADDGQQVETVRPYYGRTQEDLPSFDQLLKDVESAAQELVQIRNAPVQTPYTGPVILSPSAAGVYFHEAVGHRLEGERQDDDEGGQTFADKLDMEIIPTFIDVFDDPTQDRESGITLNGHYRYDDEGVPAQRVELVRSGVLKDFLLSRSPIRNRDRSNGHGRAGVFSAPMARMGNLIVRSSHTLPKDRLFEELRAEATRQGKPYGLYVEEVDGGETNTSRWGVQSFKGVARKLYQVDAATGKLTLVRGADIVGTPLASIRKITVTGDDYHVFNGFCGAESGYIPVAAVAPSVLVTEVELQRRSEEPLTQPILKPPTVTR from the coding sequence ATGTGGACTGTTCAACCGGGCTGGCCCCGCCGCCTGTTCGCCCTGATATCTCTCGCCCTCACCTTCCTGCCGTTTGCCGGATGCAAACCGGCACCGGTAGCGGCCCCGCGGTCCGAGCCCGCTGCCGCGCAGGCAGCCTCTGACGAAGGGGAAACCTGGCTTCTCGACCGCGAGACCTACCCGGCCGTTCTTGCCGCCATGCGGCAGGAACTGGACCGCTCGCGCACCCAGCTCAAGGCGAAGGATTTTCCGGCTCCGTACTTCACTGCCTACCGGATCAACGATCTCCGGCAGGTAAATATCGCCGGACGCGCCGGTGGCCTGCATACCGACAGCTCGACCCGTCAGCGCGGACTTTATACGGAGGTCCGCGTGGGGGACTATGGCTTCGACAACACCGGAGGCAGCCGGTACCAGTCGGGCGGCGGTTTCGGTTTCATGGGCTGGAGCCGCCCGCCGCTCCTGTCACTGGACGCCGACGTACAGGCGATCCGTTTCGACCTGTGGTCAGGAACCGACCAGGCATACAAACAGGCCGTCTCGCAGTTCTTCCAGCGGCGGGCGAGTCATGTCAGCCGGGTGGACCGGTACAAAACGGGGAGTTTCGCCCGTGCCCAGCCGGTGCAGTTCGAGGGCGAACCGGTGCGGTTCGATCCGGACGCCGCCCGCTGGCGGGACCGGGTACGGCGGCTGTCGGCCAGGCTGCGGGAGACGCCCGAAGTACTGGACGCCGACGTACGGTACACGGCCTATGGCGTTGAGCGTTATTTCGTGAACAGCGAGGGAACGGCCATCGCCGAGGCCTTCACCAACTATTCCATTTTCATCATCGCCCAGGGACGTGCCGACGACGGCCAGCAGGTGGAAACCGTTCGGCCCTACTACGGACGCACACAGGAAGATCTGCCTTCATTCGATCAGCTTCTCAAGGATGTGGAATCAGCCGCCCAGGAACTTGTGCAGATACGTAACGCCCCGGTCCAGACGCCCTATACGGGTCCGGTCATTCTCTCTCCATCGGCGGCGGGCGTCTATTTCCATGAGGCGGTCGGGCACCGGCTCGAGGGAGAACGCCAGGATGATGATGAGGGCGGCCAGACGTTCGCCGACAAGCTGGACATGGAAATCATTCCCACGTTCATCGATGTTTTTGACGATCCCACCCAGGACCGGGAGAGCGGCATCACGCTCAACGGCCATTACCGTTATGACGATGAAGGGGTTCCCGCACAACGGGTCGAGCTGGTGCGATCCGGGGTTCTGAAGGATTTTCTCCTGTCGCGATCGCCCATCCGCAATCGTGACCGGTCGAACGGGCACGGCCGGGCCGGCGTCTTTTCGGCACCGATGGCACGCATGGGGAACCTCATCGTCCGCTCCAGCCACACGCTGCCCAAGGACAGGCTGTTCGAGGAGCTCCGAGCCGAGGCCACGCGGCAGGGCAAGCCTTATGGTCTCTATGTCGAGGAGGTGGACGGCGGCGAGACGAACACGAGCCGCTGGGGGGTCCAGTCGTTCAAAGGGGTCGCCCGCAAGCTCTACCAGGTGGACGCCGCCACCGGGAAACTCACCCTCGTACGGGGGGCCGATATCGTCGGCACACCGCTGGCATCCATCCGCAAGATCACCGTCACCGGTGATGACTACCATGTGTTCAACGGCTTCTGCGGGGCCGAAAGCGGCTATATCCCCGTCGCGGCCGTGGCACCGAGCGTGCTGGTGACGGAAGTCGAGCTCCAGCGCCGGAGCGAGGAGCCGCTCACCCAGCCAATCCTGAAACCACCCACGGTCACGCGCTGA
- a CDS encoding LemA family protein yields the protein MKRISLLAATLVLLTGCGTYNDIVARDEGVTKAAADVEAQLQRRSDLVPGLIASVQKVADQEKDVLTAVTEARARASQMQFSGDVLTDPNAMKAFRENVAALRGALSRLLVTVEKYPDLKSSEAFMSFNAQLEGTENRIAVARTRYNEAVAAYNTRIRQIPGNLLAGWFDFKPKVAFEADEAAKTAPKVEFR from the coding sequence ATGAAAAGGATTTCACTGCTCGCGGCAACGCTGGTCCTCCTGACCGGCTGCGGCACCTACAACGATATTGTCGCCAGGGACGAAGGTGTAACAAAGGCGGCTGCTGACGTGGAAGCCCAGCTCCAGCGGCGAAGCGATCTCGTGCCCGGACTGATCGCCTCCGTGCAGAAGGTTGCCGACCAGGAAAAGGACGTCCTTACCGCTGTCACCGAAGCCCGGGCGAGGGCCTCCCAGATGCAGTTCTCCGGCGACGTGCTGACCGATCCGAATGCCATGAAGGCGTTCCGCGAGAATGTGGCGGCCCTGCGCGGCGCACTCTCCCGCCTCCTCGTCACAGTCGAAAAGTATCCCGATCTCAAGTCGAGCGAGGCATTCATGAGCTTCAATGCGCAGCTGGAGGGAACCGAGAACCGCATCGCCGTTGCCCGCACCCGGTACAACGAGGCGGTTGCCGCGTACAATACCCGTATCCGCCAGATACCGGGCAACCTTTTGGCAGGGTGGTTCGACTTCAAGCCCAAGGTGGCCTTCGAAGCGGATGAGGCTGCAAAAACCGCCCCCAAGGTGGAGTTCCGGTAG